The Shewanella sp. MTB7 genome includes a window with the following:
- the mioC gene encoding FMN-binding protein MioC: MAKIEILIGTTLGNAEYVADELAAKLTELGHKNQLHMTPKLDDLDPKSLWLIVSSTHGAGDLPDNITPFLSEIFAKNPDLTGIKFAICAIGDSSYDTFCEGPEKLSQALQDCGAQVYVDKIQIDVQYDHTPEDPALAWLTQWQDQL; the protein is encoded by the coding sequence ATGGCTAAAATAGAGATATTAATAGGAACAACCTTAGGTAATGCAGAGTATGTTGCCGATGAACTAGCGGCTAAATTAACCGAATTAGGCCATAAAAATCAGCTGCACATGACCCCTAAATTGGATGATTTGGACCCAAAATCCCTCTGGTTGATCGTCTCATCGACACATGGAGCAGGCGATCTTCCTGACAATATAACCCCATTTTTAAGCGAGATCTTCGCTAAAAATCCCGATCTAACCGGAATCAAATTTGCCATTTGCGCGATCGGAGACTCAAGCTACGATACTTTTTGTGAAGGACCAGAAAAGTTGTCTCAAGCTTTGCAGGATTGCGGTGCACAAGTCTATGTGGATAAGATCCAGATCGATGTTCAATACGATCATACTCCTGAAGACCCTGCTCTTGCTTGGTTAACACAATGGCAAGATCAACTATAA
- a CDS encoding S-(hydroxymethyl)glutathione dehydrogenase/class III alcohol dehydrogenase has product MSDKFIKSRAAIAWGPGQKLTIEEVDVMLPKAGEVLVQIVATGVCHTDAFTLSGDDPEGLFPVILGHEGAGIVRMIGEGVTSVNVGDHVIPLYTPECGECKYCMSGKTNLCQKIRDTQGRGLMPDGTSRFYKDGEPIFHYMGCSTFSEYTVLPEISLARINPDAPLEEVCLLGCGVTTGMGAVLKTAEVQPGDTVAVFGLGGIGLSAIIGATMAGASRIIGIDINENKYKLAMKLGATDCINPQDYSIPIQDVIIEMTDGGVDYSFECIGNVNVMRSALECCHKGWGESVIIGVAGAGQEISTRPFQLVTGRVWCGSAFGGIKGRSELPKLVNLYMSGEFMLDDFITHIMGLDEINKAFDLMHQGKSIRTVIHYNR; this is encoded by the coding sequence ATGTCTGACAAATTCATTAAATCAAGAGCAGCGATTGCTTGGGGTCCAGGACAAAAGTTAACGATTGAAGAAGTGGATGTGATGCTACCGAAAGCCGGCGAAGTCTTAGTACAGATAGTCGCGACAGGGGTATGCCACACAGATGCTTTCACACTATCGGGAGATGATCCCGAAGGTTTATTTCCCGTCATACTAGGCCATGAAGGAGCAGGAATTGTTCGTATGATAGGAGAAGGCGTCACCAGTGTGAATGTTGGTGATCATGTTATCCCGCTCTACACACCTGAATGCGGTGAGTGTAAATACTGTATGTCAGGTAAAACTAATTTATGTCAGAAAATTCGGGATACCCAAGGCAGAGGTCTAATGCCCGATGGTACCTCTCGATTCTATAAAGATGGTGAGCCAATCTTCCACTATATGGGCTGCTCAACCTTCTCCGAATACACAGTACTACCTGAAATATCCCTCGCTAGAATAAATCCTGATGCGCCACTCGAAGAGGTCTGTTTACTTGGCTGTGGTGTCACAACAGGAATGGGCGCCGTACTTAAAACAGCTGAAGTACAACCTGGTGATACCGTTGCTGTTTTCGGTTTAGGTGGTATAGGACTATCAGCCATTATCGGTGCGACTATGGCGGGTGCAAGTCGAATAATTGGCATCGATATTAACGAAAACAAGTATAAATTGGCGATGAAACTGGGAGCCACAGATTGCATAAACCCACAGGATTATAGTATTCCTATTCAAGATGTCATCATTGAGATGACCGATGGTGGTGTCGATTATTCATTCGAATGCATTGGTAATGTTAATGTGATGCGTAGTGCACTTGAGTGCTGTCATAAAGGTTGGGGCGAATCGGTAATTATTGGTGTAGCGGGTGCAGGACAAGAGATTTCTACCCGTCCGTTTCAATTAGTTACTGGCAGAGTCTGGTGTGGTAGTGCTTTTGGCGGCATCAAGGGACGTTCGGAATTGCCAAAGTTGGTAAACCTTTATATGTCTGGAGAGTTTATGCTGGATGATTTTATTACCCATATAATGGGACTCGATGAGATCAATAAGGCTTTTGATCTAATGCACCAAGGCAAGAGTATTCGTACCGTCATCCACTATAATAGGTAA